The proteins below come from a single Ruegeria sp. SCSIO 43209 genomic window:
- the ade gene encoding adenine deaminase: MEYTPFPSWPDTAPRLIAVAAGREAADLVIRGGVWVNVHSRETLPDHDVAIAAGRVAFVGPDAAHCIGPETQIIEAHGRYLVPGLCDAHMHIESGMLTPAEFARAVIPHGTTSMFTDPHEIANVMGLEGVRLMHDEALMQPVNIFTQMPSCAPSAPGLETTGYEITAEDVAEAMSWPGIIGLGEMMNFPGVIHGDPKMLAEIAATQRAGKTVGGHYASPDLGPEFAAYVAGGPADDHEGTCEADAIARVRQGMRSMMRLGSAWYDVESQITAVTEKGLDPRNFILCTDDCHSGTLVNDGHMNRVVRHAIACGCDPLIALQMATINTATHFGLEREIGSITPGRRADIILSSDLVELPIETVVARGQIVAENGTVTVECPHLNWPAKARNTVHLGHALTSTDFEIAAPAGANRVMANVIGVVENQAPTQALKSELPIIEGLVEGEGDVCQIALVERHRATGGVTNAFVSGFGYQGKMAMASTVAHDSHHMIVVGTDREQMALAANRLAEVGGGITIFRDGEELALVELPIAGLMSDNPATEVAAKAEQMVEAMKTCGCQLNNAYMQHSLLALVVIPELRISDLGLVDVRTFEKIDLLEPLA, translated from the coding sequence ATGGAATACACTCCCTTCCCAAGTTGGCCCGATACCGCCCCTCGTCTCATCGCTGTTGCTGCTGGCCGCGAGGCTGCCGATTTGGTGATCCGTGGCGGCGTCTGGGTCAATGTGCATAGCCGCGAAACCCTGCCTGACCATGACGTGGCGATCGCTGCGGGGCGCGTCGCTTTTGTGGGGCCGGACGCCGCGCATTGTATCGGTCCTGAGACTCAGATCATCGAGGCGCACGGTCGCTATTTGGTGCCGGGGTTATGCGACGCACATATGCATATCGAATCGGGCATGTTGACCCCGGCAGAATTTGCCCGCGCAGTCATTCCGCATGGCACAACTTCGATGTTCACCGACCCGCATGAGATCGCGAATGTGATGGGGTTAGAAGGTGTGCGACTGATGCATGACGAGGCGCTGATGCAGCCGGTGAACATTTTCACCCAGATGCCGTCTTGCGCGCCATCAGCTCCCGGGTTGGAGACGACCGGGTACGAAATCACTGCTGAGGATGTGGCCGAGGCGATGTCGTGGCCCGGTATCATCGGACTGGGCGAGATGATGAACTTTCCCGGTGTCATTCATGGCGATCCGAAAATGTTGGCAGAGATCGCAGCCACACAGCGCGCCGGTAAAACAGTTGGCGGGCACTATGCTTCGCCAGATTTAGGGCCTGAATTTGCCGCTTACGTCGCTGGTGGCCCTGCGGATGATCATGAAGGCACCTGCGAGGCCGACGCCATCGCACGTGTCCGTCAGGGAATGCGGTCAATGATGCGGTTGGGGTCGGCTTGGTATGATGTCGAAAGCCAGATTACTGCGGTGACTGAAAAAGGGCTGGACCCGCGCAACTTCATCTTGTGCACCGACGACTGCCATTCGGGAACGCTGGTAAATGACGGACACATGAACCGCGTAGTGCGACATGCGATTGCCTGTGGTTGCGATCCTCTGATTGCGCTGCAAATGGCGACGATCAACACGGCGACCCATTTTGGGTTGGAACGCGAGATCGGCTCGATTACACCCGGGCGGCGCGCTGACATTATCCTGAGTTCTGATCTGGTAGAGCTTCCGATCGAAACCGTGGTCGCGCGCGGTCAGATTGTGGCTGAAAACGGGACGGTAACGGTCGAATGCCCGCATCTGAACTGGCCCGCTAAGGCGCGAAATACCGTACACCTAGGGCATGCGTTGACCTCGACAGACTTTGAAATCGCAGCCCCTGCCGGAGCGAACCGTGTCATGGCCAACGTGATCGGGGTGGTTGAAAATCAGGCCCCAACGCAAGCGTTGAAATCCGAGCTGCCGATTATCGAAGGGCTTGTTGAAGGCGAAGGCGATGTGTGCCAAATCGCATTGGTCGAACGGCATCGCGCCACGGGGGGTGTGACCAACGCCTTTGTCTCGGGCTTTGGGTATCAAGGCAAAATGGCCATGGCCTCGACCGTTGCGCATGACAGCCACCATATGATTGTTGTCGGCACCGACCGTGAACAGATGGCACTGGCCGCGAACCGGCTGGCCGAAGTGGGCGGAGGCATCACAATCTTTCGCGATGGCGAGGAACTGGCCTTGGTGGAACTGCCCATCGCAGGCTTGATGTCCGACAACCCAGCGACTGAGGTTGCCGCCAAAGCGGAACAAATGGTCGAGGCGATGAAGACCTGCGGCTGTCAGCTTAACAACGCATATATGCAGCATTCTCTGCTGGCCCTGGTTGTGATTCCTGAACTGCGGATCTCGGACCTTGGGCTGGTGGATGTACGTACATTCGAAAAGATCGACCTTCTGGAACCCCTTGCATGA
- a CDS encoding SDR family oxidoreductase, with amino-acid sequence MTQTLFSFGHGYSARAISRQLDPTTWRVIGTTRDSQQLETIRDSGAEPWVWPGDRPDLDGVTHLLVSTAPTADGDPVLAELKDEIAARIGQFKWVGYLSTTAVYGDHQGGWVDETTPATPTAERGRWRVRAEEQWGGIPGLPLHIFRLAGIYGPGRGPFSKLKRGGLRRIIKPGQVFSRIHVDDIAQVLIASMAKPNPGAIYNVCDDEPVPPQDVIGYAAELQGLTMPPAVPFDEADLTPMARSFYNENKRVRNDRIKDELGVSLLYPNYRVGLEALMQHQKDAT; translated from the coding sequence ATGACACAGACACTATTCTCCTTCGGCCACGGCTATTCTGCCCGAGCGATATCGAGGCAACTGGATCCAACCACATGGCGGGTCATCGGAACCACGCGTGATTCCCAGCAACTTGAGACAATCCGCGACTCGGGCGCCGAGCCTTGGGTCTGGCCGGGGGATCGGCCTGATCTGGATGGGGTGACGCATCTGCTTGTCTCTACAGCACCCACAGCCGATGGTGATCCGGTGCTGGCGGAATTGAAGGATGAGATCGCCGCGCGGATCGGACAGTTCAAATGGGTCGGCTACCTGTCGACCACAGCCGTTTACGGGGATCACCAGGGAGGCTGGGTGGATGAGACGACGCCCGCCACACCGACGGCCGAACGTGGCCGTTGGCGCGTGCGTGCCGAGGAGCAATGGGGCGGCATTCCGGGCCTGCCCTTGCATATCTTCCGACTGGCAGGGATTTACGGGCCGGGTCGCGGGCCGTTTTCAAAGCTGAAACGCGGTGGGTTGCGGCGGATCATCAAGCCGGGCCAGGTGTTTTCGCGCATTCATGTTGACGACATTGCACAGGTTTTGATCGCGTCGATGGCCAAACCCAATCCGGGTGCGATCTACAATGTCTGTGATGATGAACCGGTGCCGCCGCAGGATGTGATCGGCTATGCCGCCGAATTGCAAGGTCTGACGATGCCACCTGCGGTTCCGTTTGATGAGGCTGATCTGACTCCGATGGCACGCAGTTTCTATAATGAGAACAAGCGCGTTCGGAATGACAGGATCAAGGATGAACTGGGCGTCTCATTGCTCTATCCGAACTACCGTGTAGGGTTGGAAGCACTGATGCAGCATCAGAAGGATGCCACTTGA
- a CDS encoding class I SAM-dependent methyltransferase, whose translation MTKKTPDLHAAYSLKSPEENKRLYAEWAGEYDDSFAALEDYQLHIHTARAFVGAGGQGPVLDVGAGTGLCGAILAGLGVGPIDATDISAEMLDEAMRKDIYRDAIEADLNQGLPVPRGSYAGVVSSGTFTHGHLGPEVLPALLRVARHGAQFALSINAKHFEALGFADTFRRLEADQIRDLSLTQVRIYGDLAAGPNKDDVALIALFEKT comes from the coding sequence ATGACCAAAAAGACACCTGACTTGCACGCAGCCTACTCCCTGAAATCGCCCGAGGAGAACAAGCGCCTTTATGCGGAATGGGCAGGGGAATATGACGACAGTTTCGCAGCGCTTGAGGACTATCAACTCCACATCCACACGGCGCGCGCTTTTGTGGGTGCAGGCGGACAAGGCCCGGTATTGGATGTAGGCGCGGGCACGGGGTTATGCGGAGCTATTCTGGCCGGGTTGGGCGTGGGTCCGATCGACGCCACCGATATCAGCGCCGAAATGCTGGACGAGGCGATGCGCAAGGATATCTATCGCGACGCGATCGAAGCCGATCTCAATCAGGGCCTGCCGGTTCCGCGCGGCAGCTATGCCGGTGTCGTCTCGTCCGGAACGTTCACCCATGGCCATCTTGGGCCAGAAGTTTTGCCAGCGCTCTTGCGTGTCGCACGCCATGGTGCGCAGTTCGCCCTGTCGATCAACGCAAAACACTTTGAGGCGCTCGGGTTCGCCGATACCTTCCGCCGCCTCGAGGCGGATCAGATCAGAGACTTATCGTTAACGCAGGTCCGGATTTATGGCGATCTTGCTGCCGGCCCCAACAAAGATGACGTCGCTTTGATCGCGTTGTTTGAGAAAACCTGA
- a CDS encoding S8 family serine peptidase, whose amino-acid sequence MPVGDELYKRYYYLWHLVAINAISVPTGTSSGEVCPTITGVEWDFAGRDVKIGLIDMGVARHHPNLEAPEAPLPPPDQVIWNDAIDLASHPYGAKYEELSAYPAANRHRELPEQHLTGISALVIPGLDPEETEIINRISNGFGVKRYVDAYDDRYAAHGTGCAGLTSGTSYELDQFGNAGNVAPYFGVDPLSKVVPITTSISPSPEELIAAFLYAEAKGVDVILFPRDAADPSYWPGYPTSFDDDEETRLHKSKAGEVHEDILDIQKSWALLEKVIEWVSKQTPVVCAAGNEGRSELIYPASLSSNPANGVISVGAVNYNGYRSGYSNYSGDLTVVAPSDDGEVYNRYQIRLDRRAASAGDFWVENVHKKREPPYDDIPEISFASQRLLSLDVPGPRGYVEGTFAGPVKKRESARDDPSGLYAEFGGTSGAAALVAGAIAMMQRKSTSKVSGVDVKNIFEGFSADTNKLNLDHWYWLDAGSSLQPDAMNSYTTPSTDELFGQAGLLDVAKLLLQV is encoded by the coding sequence ATGCCTGTTGGCGATGAGTTATATAAACGTTACTACTATCTTTGGCATCTGGTGGCGATCAATGCGATTTCCGTACCAACTGGCACCTCATCTGGTGAGGTTTGCCCGACGATAACTGGTGTCGAATGGGATTTTGCAGGACGGGATGTAAAAATTGGCCTCATTGATATGGGGGTGGCCCGGCATCATCCAAACTTAGAAGCGCCAGAGGCCCCCCTTCCCCCTCCAGATCAAGTTATTTGGAATGACGCAATTGATCTAGCGAGCCACCCGTATGGAGCAAAGTACGAGGAGTTATCGGCATATCCTGCAGCAAACAGACACCGCGAGCTACCAGAACAACATTTGACCGGAATCAGCGCTTTGGTCATACCTGGTCTCGACCCCGAAGAAACCGAGATAATTAACAGAATTAGTAACGGTTTTGGCGTCAAGCGTTACGTCGATGCCTATGATGATCGGTATGCCGCTCACGGGACTGGATGCGCTGGCCTGACGAGCGGTACCAGTTATGAATTGGATCAGTTCGGCAATGCGGGTAATGTTGCCCCTTACTTTGGCGTAGACCCGCTAAGCAAAGTAGTTCCTATCACAACTTCAATATCTCCTAGCCCTGAAGAACTGATAGCGGCCTTTCTTTATGCAGAAGCGAAAGGTGTGGATGTCATTCTATTTCCGCGCGATGCCGCTGACCCTTCGTATTGGCCCGGCTATCCAACCTCTTTTGACGATGATGAAGAGACCCGCCTTCATAAAAGCAAGGCGGGAGAAGTTCATGAAGATATTTTGGACATCCAAAAATCCTGGGCTCTACTTGAGAAAGTCATAGAATGGGTAAGCAAGCAGACGCCTGTTGTATGCGCCGCAGGTAATGAGGGCAGGAGTGAACTGATTTACCCGGCTAGTTTGTCATCCAATCCCGCAAACGGTGTCATTTCAGTAGGCGCCGTCAATTACAACGGCTACCGATCGGGTTATTCCAACTACTCGGGTGATCTGACCGTAGTCGCACCTTCAGATGACGGAGAAGTATATAACAGATACCAAATCCGATTGGACCGTCGCGCTGCTTCAGCAGGCGACTTCTGGGTAGAGAACGTGCACAAAAAGCGCGAACCACCTTATGATGATATCCCTGAAATTTCATTTGCCTCACAACGGTTACTTTCCTTGGATGTTCCAGGACCGAGGGGCTACGTGGAAGGAACATTCGCTGGCCCTGTGAAGAAACGAGAAAGTGCGCGCGACGATCCTTCGGGATTATATGCTGAATTTGGAGGCACATCGGGTGCTGCTGCCTTGGTCGCCGGAGCAATCGCGATGATGCAGCGCAAGTCGACTTCAAAGGTGTCAGGTGTTGACGTCAAGAACATTTTCGAAGGTTTTTCGGCTGATACCAATAAACTAAATCTAGACCACTGGTATTGGTTAGATGCAGGGTCATCTTTGCAGCCAGATGCCATGAACTCATATACAACACCGAGCACAGATGAGCTTTTTGGGCAAGCAGGACTATTGGACGTCGCAAAACTACTTTTACAGGTTTGA
- a CDS encoding class II aldolase and adducin N-terminal domain-containing protein, with the protein MSVTNLRPNIDHWSERVDMAAAFRWTERLNMHEGVANHFSLAVNEDGTQFLMNANQMHFARIKASNLLLLDANDKDVMDQPGAPDPTAWGLHGSIHRHCPHARCVMHVHSIFATVLASLADSTLPPIDQNTATFFNRYVIDEEFGGLAFESEGERCAAMLSDPKKKVMIMGNHGVLVIGDSPADAFNRLYYFERAAETYIRALQTGQPLRVLSDEIAEKTAQELDEYPGQAEAHLREIKSVLDAEGSDYAT; encoded by the coding sequence ATGAGCGTTACAAACCTGCGTCCCAACATCGATCATTGGTCCGAACGCGTGGACATGGCCGCCGCATTCCGCTGGACTGAGCGGCTGAACATGCATGAAGGGGTGGCGAACCATTTCAGCCTTGCGGTGAATGAAGACGGCACGCAGTTCCTGATGAATGCCAACCAGATGCATTTTGCGCGTATCAAGGCGTCAAATCTGCTGCTGCTTGATGCCAATGACAAAGATGTCATGGATCAGCCCGGCGCACCGGACCCAACGGCTTGGGGGCTGCACGGATCGATCCACCGCCATTGCCCACATGCGCGCTGCGTGATGCACGTGCATTCGATTTTTGCGACGGTTCTTGCCTCGCTGGCAGACAGCACCTTACCGCCGATCGATCAGAACACCGCAACTTTCTTCAATCGCTACGTAATCGATGAAGAGTTCGGAGGTCTGGCTTTTGAAAGCGAAGGTGAGCGCTGTGCCGCGATGCTGTCGGACCCGAAAAAGAAAGTCATGATCATGGGCAACCACGGGGTTTTGGTGATCGGCGACAGTCCGGCAGATGCCTTTAACAGACTCTATTATTTTGAACGCGCCGCAGAAACGTACATTCGCGCTCTTCAAACCGGGCAACCTTTGCGCGTTCTGTCCGATGAGATTGCTGAGAAAACCGCGCAAGAGCTTGATGAATATCCCGGTCAGGCCGAAGCACATCTACGCGAAATCAAATCTGTTCTGGATGCCGAAGGCTCGGATTACGCAACCTGA
- a CDS encoding LysR substrate-binding domain-containing protein, with protein sequence MQKSLPPLGWLRTFEAAARHLSFTGAARDLNMTQSAVSQQIKSLEGYLGQPLFLRRPRALELTEAGITYLPVVREAFRTLVRGTQAVTGAQQNAVQVQSNITFAVNWLAPRLPRFRELHPDVHLNIFTELWEPREMAEGAAVEIRYSLRPADTVRTELLRTDHYYPVCAPDFPVTLETLQEQPLFDCSNLLSNWESWITDQSLTWQKPKVTYSTTYLVSLSVAMAGGGLCLAHDMIAKRLIEEGRLIAPFNHRAAMPEAYYLLLSPQAEETPGALAFVDWLRAEIEADRHN encoded by the coding sequence ATGCAGAAATCACTTCCTCCGCTCGGCTGGCTACGCACATTTGAAGCGGCGGCCCGTCATTTGTCATTCACGGGGGCGGCGCGGGATTTGAACATGACGCAAAGCGCAGTCAGCCAGCAAATCAAATCACTAGAGGGCTATTTGGGTCAGCCCTTATTCCTTCGTCGTCCGCGTGCATTGGAGCTGACCGAAGCTGGTATCACCTATTTGCCGGTCGTGCGTGAAGCCTTTCGAACTCTGGTAAGGGGGACACAAGCCGTCACGGGCGCACAACAAAACGCGGTTCAGGTCCAGAGCAACATCACATTTGCCGTCAACTGGCTGGCTCCGCGCCTACCCCGGTTTCGGGAACTGCATCCGGATGTACATCTGAATATCTTCACTGAGCTCTGGGAGCCGCGTGAAATGGCCGAAGGCGCGGCGGTGGAAATCCGCTATTCGCTGCGCCCAGCCGATACGGTGCGAACGGAATTGCTGCGAACAGATCACTACTATCCTGTCTGTGCCCCCGACTTCCCGGTGACGCTGGAAACTCTGCAGGAACAGCCCCTATTCGACTGTTCAAATTTGTTGTCGAATTGGGAGAGTTGGATCACAGATCAGAGTCTAACTTGGCAAAAACCCAAGGTAACCTATTCGACGACCTATCTGGTCAGCCTGTCGGTTGCGATGGCCGGAGGAGGCTTGTGTTTAGCCCACGACATGATCGCAAAACGGTTGATTGAAGAAGGCCGCCTGATCGCGCCGTTCAACCATCGCGCTGCTATGCCCGAGGCCTATTATCTATTGCTATCGCCCCAAGCCGAGGAAACGCCGGGCGCGTTGGCGTTTGTCGACTGGCTGCGCGCGGAGATTGAAGCCGATCGCCACAACTAA
- the katG gene encoding catalase/peroxidase HPI — translation MDGSDTPNMGKCPVMHGAEARSNRDWWPNQLNLSILHQHSPASNPMGEIFDYAEEFKKLDLKALKEDLYALMTDSQDWWPADYGHYGGLFIRMAWHAAGTYRTADGRGGASTGNQRFAPLNSWPDNGNLDKARRLLWPIKQKYGNQISWADLYILAGNCAIESMGGTTFGFSGGREDIWAPEEDIYWGAETEWLAPTENPHSRYSGERDLENPLAAVQMGLIYVNPEGPDGQPDALASGRDIRDTFGRMAMNDEETVALVAGGHTFGKAHGAGDPGLVGPEPEAAPMEAMGFGWINDFGSGKGDDTTTSGIEGAWTANPTKWDNGYFDLLFGYDWNLTKSPAGAWIWEPVGVKEEDMAPAAGDPSKKVKTMMTTADMAMRMDPIYGPISKRFHENPDEFADAFARAWFKLTHRDMGPRARYLGAEAPSEELIWQDNVPAVDHALIDDADVADLKAKILATGLSVSDLVSTAWASASTFRGSDMRGGANGARVRLAPQKDWEVNEPLKLSKALDALEGVQKAFNDAQSGGKKVSLADLIVLGGGAAIEKAAKAAGHDVDVPFSPGRTDASQEQTDVESFAVMEPIADGFRNYLHKEYSVPAEALLVDKAQLLTLSAPEMTALVGGMRVLGTNFDGTSHGVLTERVGTLSTDFFVNLLDMGTEWKPSGDGIYEGRDRASGDVKWTGTRVDLVFGSNSQLRALAEVYGQDDAGGKFVCDFVSAWNKVMNADRFDLK, via the coding sequence ATGGACGGAAGTGATACCCCCAACATGGGCAAATGCCCGGTAATGCATGGCGCCGAGGCCCGGTCCAACCGGGATTGGTGGCCGAACCAACTGAACCTGTCGATTCTGCATCAGCATAGCCCTGCATCGAACCCGATGGGCGAGATATTCGACTATGCCGAAGAGTTCAAGAAGCTCGACCTGAAGGCACTGAAGGAAGACTTGTATGCGCTGATGACAGATTCGCAAGATTGGTGGCCCGCAGATTATGGTCACTATGGCGGTTTGTTCATTCGTATGGCCTGGCACGCAGCGGGCACCTACCGCACGGCAGATGGCCGCGGTGGCGCATCGACCGGCAATCAGCGGTTCGCGCCTCTGAACAGCTGGCCGGACAATGGCAACCTGGACAAGGCGCGCCGTCTGCTTTGGCCGATCAAGCAGAAGTACGGCAACCAGATCTCGTGGGCTGACCTTTATATATTGGCGGGCAACTGCGCGATCGAATCCATGGGCGGTACAACATTTGGATTCTCCGGTGGTCGTGAAGACATCTGGGCACCCGAAGAAGACATTTATTGGGGTGCCGAGACCGAATGGCTGGCCCCAACTGAGAACCCGCACAGCCGCTATTCGGGCGAACGTGATCTGGAAAACCCGTTGGCCGCTGTTCAGATGGGTCTGATCTATGTGAATCCCGAAGGTCCAGATGGTCAGCCAGATGCCTTGGCTTCAGGTCGCGATATTCGCGACACCTTTGGCCGAATGGCGATGAATGACGAAGAAACCGTTGCTTTGGTTGCGGGTGGCCACACCTTTGGTAAGGCCCACGGCGCCGGTGATCCCGGTCTTGTCGGTCCCGAACCCGAGGCCGCCCCGATGGAGGCGATGGGCTTTGGCTGGATCAACGACTTTGGCAGCGGCAAGGGTGATGATACCACCACCAGCGGCATCGAGGGTGCCTGGACCGCAAACCCGACCAAGTGGGACAACGGTTACTTCGACCTGCTGTTTGGCTACGACTGGAACCTGACCAAGAGCCCAGCGGGCGCATGGATCTGGGAGCCTGTTGGGGTCAAGGAAGAGGACATGGCCCCGGCAGCGGGCGATCCATCGAAAAAGGTCAAGACTATGATGACCACCGCCGACATGGCGATGCGCATGGACCCGATCTATGGCCCGATCTCGAAGCGCTTCCACGAAAACCCGGACGAATTTGCCGATGCCTTTGCTCGCGCGTGGTTCAAACTAACCCACCGCGACATGGGTCCGCGTGCGCGTTATCTTGGAGCCGAGGCTCCCAGCGAAGAGCTTATTTGGCAAGACAACGTCCCGGCCGTCGATCACGCGCTTATTGACGACGCTGATGTAGCCGATCTGAAAGCCAAGATACTCGCGACGGGATTGTCTGTCTCAGATCTGGTGTCGACCGCTTGGGCTTCGGCCTCGACCTTCCGGGGATCGGATATGCGTGGAGGTGCCAACGGTGCGCGCGTTCGTCTGGCCCCGCAGAAGGATTGGGAGGTCAACGAACCGTTGAAACTGTCCAAGGCGCTGGATGCGCTGGAAGGCGTTCAGAAAGCGTTCAATGACGCACAGTCTGGTGGCAAGAAGGTCTCATTGGCCGATCTCATTGTCTTGGGTGGTGGTGCTGCCATCGAAAAGGCAGCCAAGGCCGCAGGTCATGACGTTGATGTTCCCTTTAGCCCCGGCCGCACCGATGCTTCGCAAGAGCAGACGGATGTCGAGTCTTTCGCGGTGATGGAACCGATAGCGGACGGTTTCCGCAACTACCTGCACAAGGAATACTCGGTTCCGGCCGAGGCCCTGCTGGTGGACAAAGCGCAACTGCTGACGCTGTCGGCACCGGAGATGACTGCGCTTGTAGGTGGGATGCGTGTGCTGGGCACAAACTTTGACGGAACTTCTCATGGTGTGCTGACCGAACGGGTCGGCACGCTCAGCACCGATTTCTTCGTGAACCTGCTGGATATGGGCACCGAATGGAAACCATCCGGTGACGGCATCTATGAAGGCCGCGACCGCGCAAGTGGTGACGTGAAGTGGACAGGTACCCGCGTGGATTTGGTCTTTGGGTCGAACTCGCAGCTGCGGGCACTGGCGGAGGTCTATGGTCAGGACGACGCAGGTGGCAAATTTGTCTGCGATTTCGTCTCGGCCTGGAACAAGGTGATGAACGCGGATCGTTTTGATCTGAAGTAA
- a CDS encoding sterol desaturase family protein has product MTDMHDAEAARWNYRPEGPVGLNPLFNWPPRPAAILNWYKGAWLPLTSLTLCMVMAFAVYFVFLPPLETMQSFAPGWMFRIWLLNMVPQIMIAGGLHWWLYMRKGQGMYKKFDRRDLTRDNGSFTFRNQVLDNVWWTLGSAMTVATVYQWLIYWAMANGYAPVITWAAAPVWFVIWMLFIPMWSGLHFYWVHRLEHHPKLYKHVHAVHHRNVNIGPWSGISNHWYENLLYFTTYFIHLIVPSHPLHLLFHAYFQQISPVLSHSGFEKLKAGETDAARAGDFFHQLHHRYFECNYGTSEIPFDKWFGTYHDGSAEATTRTRAFKKQMYT; this is encoded by the coding sequence ATGACCGATATGCATGATGCAGAAGCCGCCCGATGGAATTACCGCCCCGAAGGGCCCGTCGGTTTGAACCCTTTGTTCAACTGGCCGCCGCGTCCTGCGGCTATCCTGAACTGGTACAAAGGGGCTTGGCTTCCCCTTACGTCGCTGACGCTTTGCATGGTGATGGCTTTTGCCGTCTATTTCGTGTTTTTACCTCCATTAGAGACCATGCAGAGTTTCGCGCCCGGCTGGATGTTCCGTATCTGGCTGCTGAACATGGTGCCTCAGATCATGATAGCAGGAGGTCTGCATTGGTGGCTTTACATGCGCAAAGGGCAGGGCATGTACAAGAAATTCGACCGGCGTGATCTGACACGTGACAATGGGTCGTTTACCTTTCGAAATCAGGTTTTGGATAACGTCTGGTGGACGCTGGGAAGTGCGATGACTGTGGCGACGGTCTATCAGTGGCTGATCTACTGGGCCATGGCGAATGGCTATGCGCCAGTGATAACCTGGGCCGCGGCCCCCGTTTGGTTCGTGATCTGGATGCTTTTCATCCCGATGTGGTCAGGGCTTCATTTCTACTGGGTGCACCGATTGGAACATCACCCGAAACTCTACAAGCACGTTCATGCTGTGCACCATCGCAACGTCAATATCGGACCATGGTCAGGAATATCGAACCACTGGTATGAAAACCTTCTCTATTTCACCACCTACTTCATCCATCTGATTGTACCCTCGCATCCGCTGCATCTGCTGTTTCACGCCTACTTCCAGCAGATCAGCCCGGTACTGTCTCACTCGGGTTTCGAAAAACTGAAGGCTGGTGAAACGGATGCCGCGCGGGCCGGGGATTTCTTCCACCAGCTTCATCACCGGTATTTCGAGTGTAACTACGGCACATCCGAGATTCCGTTCGACAAGTGGTTCGGCACTTATCACGATGGTTCAGCCGAGGCGACAACGCGGACACGGGCTTTCAAGAAGCAGATGTATACTTAG
- a CDS encoding glycosyltransferase family 2 protein, producing the protein MKDRSVPLNITVSTLTRQRPEMLAALIRSWGEMKLPPDCSVRCLVVENDSSALSEGTVQAVGEKLPNGASLNYVLETELGIPFGRNRAAREALENGSDLLCFVDDDEVVAVDWLERLVAGYRNSSAVLMGAPLRAAGPTGQETAIQRLMLRNISNRYLDKENAAAKKATLNGTGGVTIVTNNWLGETRLFSETGLWFDETMRMTGGTDAKFYAETVAAGLPVGWVPDAFVYETIPPERLSFWYQTARGRDQSNTHMRRKLDQKPTKAILGFLSTPFRLLALLGAILLFPFQPDRRLIQIARTVGWLVGVLGIPFGYKSALYKKVSGH; encoded by the coding sequence ATGAAAGACCGCTCTGTCCCGCTGAACATTACCGTTTCGACCCTGACCCGGCAGCGGCCCGAGATGCTGGCCGCTTTGATTCGAAGCTGGGGAGAGATGAAGTTGCCGCCCGACTGCTCGGTGCGATGTTTGGTGGTGGAAAACGACAGCTCAGCGCTCAGCGAAGGTACCGTGCAGGCAGTAGGGGAGAAGCTGCCTAATGGAGCAAGTCTGAACTATGTCCTTGAGACCGAACTCGGCATCCCGTTCGGACGCAACCGAGCCGCACGCGAAGCGTTGGAGAATGGCTCGGATCTGCTCTGTTTTGTCGATGATGACGAAGTGGTGGCGGTCGATTGGCTTGAACGGTTGGTCGCCGGGTATCGCAACAGCTCTGCCGTGCTAATGGGCGCTCCGCTTCGTGCGGCGGGGCCAACGGGGCAGGAGACCGCGATTCAGCGGCTGATGTTGCGCAATATCAGCAATCGTTACCTCGACAAGGAAAACGCGGCTGCAAAGAAAGCCACGTTGAACGGTACCGGTGGCGTGACCATCGTGACAAACAACTGGCTGGGCGAGACACGCCTGTTCAGCGAAACCGGCCTTTGGTTCGATGAAACCATGCGGATGACCGGCGGGACGGATGCAAAGTTTTATGCCGAGACCGTTGCTGCAGGCTTACCGGTCGGCTGGGTGCCCGACGCTTTTGTGTACGAGACCATTCCTCCCGAAAGGTTGTCATTCTGGTATCAGACCGCCCGTGGAAGGGACCAGTCCAACACCCATATGCGCCGTAAGCTTGATCAGAAGCCAACAAAGGCGATCTTGGGGTTTTTGAGCACCCCCTTTCGCTTGTTGGCGTTGTTAGGGGCAATCCTTCTGTTTCCGTTCCAACCAGATCGGCGATTGATCCAGATCGCCCGAACGGTTGGGTGGCTTGTCGGGGTATTGGGAATTCCCTTCGGCTATAAATCGGCCCTTTATAAGAAGGTCAGTGGCCACTGA